The following coding sequences lie in one Rutidosis leptorrhynchoides isolate AG116_Rl617_1_P2 chromosome 6, CSIRO_AGI_Rlap_v1, whole genome shotgun sequence genomic window:
- the LOC139856087 gene encoding uncharacterized protein, which yields MEKNEDLDDSPGWSASFFTQTTEDVARAVRAATTRPSVVYSSKEDSGGHLQKLQNQVFRALRGLSGPTEERRIYNPEVLTTQKRQWASFQLQSLHRRILKEPTRLFESMVVVGLHPNCEIQSLEEKYVGRKFKGSGSLRSTVHDHQLESIEPQVLFAYPPDKQLPIKYKDLLSFCFPGGLEVNAVERTPSMSELNEILLGQEHLKQSDLAFIFRLQGADDSIMYGCCLVADELVQKPSRLISMMSDGQSVRPGLNRHILTTRRCYCILSRLPFFDLHFGVLNSISTEERLERLRQSISGLDLESPVVYDQELYVEDKTSGVSAELNETTETVQLSSYNSVTETVIDGQSHKEESQSSDKSASDVFNDPEAIMVSSKQETILAEPISNFCDSPVSDITDNNQPTQRHIRDAFLPLLRFQHDDSSDSSPSFQGSPSEDKSFRSELDSAETDDTSFSSQEDSEHDEILDWAKTNGHGSLQIVCEYYRLRLPAKGSTVKFHPLEHLHPLEFYRPDETVLHIADSTIDLTSCSTNFEIVEAHSAIAVEEEAAAMSVWAIACLCASLRLEHILTIFAGALLEKQIVFVCSNLGILSASVLSIIPLIRPYHWQSFLMPVLPNDMLDFLDAPVPFVVGVQYKTVEVQSKSANVIFVDANKNQVKSSSLPHLPRHKELYAALSPYHSQLVGESYLGKKRQVYDCTDVQVEAAKGFLRVLRSYLDSLCSNLRSHTITNVQSNDDKVSLLLKESFIDSFPSRDRPFMKLFVETQLFSVHTDLVLSFFQKD from the exons ATGGAAAAGAATGAAGATTTGGATGATAGTCCGGGTTGGAGTGCTTCATTTTTCACGCAAACTACCGAGGATGTTGCCCGAGCTGTTCGGGCTGCAACGACACGGCCTTCAGTTGTATACTCATCGAAAGAGGACAGTGGTGGACATCTTCAAAAGCTTCAAAATCAAGTTTTTAGAGCTCTGAGAGGCTTATCGGGCCCTACCGAAGAAAGAAGAATCTACAACCCGGAAGTTTTAACCACCCAAAAACGTCAATGGGCAAGCTTCCAGTTACAGTCCCTG CATCGCAGGATATTGAAAGAACCAACAAGGCTGTTCGAGAGCATGGTAGTAGTTGGACTTCATCCAAATTGTGAGATTCAGTCACTTGAGGAAAAGTACGTCGGCCGAAAATTCAAAGGTTCGGGAAGTCTTCGAAGTACAGTTCACGATCATCAACTCGAAAGTATCGAGCCTCAG GTTCTGTTTGCGTACCCTCCAGATAAACAGCTACCTATAAAGTATAAGGATCTCCTTTCGTTCTGCTTTCCTGGTGGACTGGAG GTTAATGCCGTTGAAAGAACTCCGTCTATGAGTGAACTTAATGAAATACTTCTTGGGCAG GAACACCTTAAACAAAGTGACCTCGCCTTTATATTCAGGTTACAG GGTGCAGATGATTCAATTATGTATGGCTGCTGTCTAGTAGCTGATGAATTGGTGCAAAAACCATCCAGATTAATATCTATGATGTCAGATGGACAATCTGTTCGCCCAGGACTGAACCGTCACATTTTAACAACTCGGCGATGTTACTGTATTCTTTCAAGGCTTCCATTTTTTGATCTTCACTTTGGTGTATTGAATAG CATCTCGACCGAAGAAAGGTTGGAACGGTTAAGACAAAGTATTAGCGGCTTAGATCTCGAGTCTCCTGTTGTGTATGATCAAGAATTATATGTAGAAGACAAAACAAGTGGAGTTTCAGCTGAACTAAATGAAACCACAGAGACTGTTCAGTTAAGCAGTTACAATTCGGTTACTGAAACAGTCATAGATGGTCAATCCCATAAGGAAGAATCTCAATCTTCAGATAAAAGTGCCAGTGATGTATTTAATGATCCTGAAGCAATAATGGTTTCATCTAAGCAAGAAACTATTTTAGCTGAACCAATCTCTAATTTTTGTGATAGTCCCGTTTCTGATATAACCGACAACAATCAGCCAACTCAAAGACATATACGAGATGCATTTTTGCCTCTTTTACGTTTTCAGCATGATGATAGCTCAGATTCTTCCCCAAG TTTTCAGGGCTCACCTAGTGAAGATAAAAGCTTTAGGAGTGAGCTCGATTCAGCAGAAACTGATGATACATCATTCTCTAGTCAAGAAGATAGCGAACATGATGAGATTCTTGATTGGGCCAAG ACGAATGGTCATGGATCGTTACAGATAGTATGCGAGTACTACCGATTACGTCTACCTGCAAAAGGCTCAACAGTCAAGTTCCACCCGTTGGAGCACCTTCATCCTTTGGAATTTTATAGACCTGATGAGACAGTTTTACATATTGCTGACTCAACGATTGATTTGACGTCATGCAGTACAAATTTTGAAATCGTAGAG GCTCACAGTGCAATTGCAGTGGAAGAGGAGGCAGCTGCTATGTCAGTTTGGGCAATTGCATGTCTATGCGCCTCCTTGCGTCTTGAGCAT ATCTTGACAATATTTGCAGGTGCTTTGTTGGAGAAGCAAATTGTGTTCGTATGCTCTAATCTG GGAATATTGTCTGCTTCAGTCCTGTCAATTATCCCCCTGATTCGTCCCTACCACTGGCAGAGCTTTTTAATGCCG GTTTTGCCAAATGACATGCTGGATTTCTTGGATGCACCTGTTCCATTTGTT GTTGGTGTGCAGTACAAAACAGTTGAAGTACAATCCAAATCAGCTAATGTTATTTTTGTTGATGCAAACAAGAACCAG GTGAAATCATCTTCGCTACCACATTTACCCCGGCACAAGGAGTTATATGCAGCCTTAAGTCCATACCACTCTCAGCTTGTGGGTGAAAGTTATCTAGGCAAAAAAAGACAAGTTTATGATTGCACCGATGTGCAG GTTGAAGCTGCAAAGGGATTTCTCAGAGTATTAAGATCTTACTTGGATTCTCTTTGCTCCAACTTACGTTCTCACACAATTACAAATGTTCAGTCCAATGATGATAAG GTATCTTTGTTGTTAAAGGAAAGTTTTATTGACTCCTTTCCTAGTCGTGATCGACCTTTTATGAAG CTTTTCGTAGAGACACAACTCTTCTCTGTACATACAGATCTGGTCTTATCTTTTTTCCAGAAGGATTAG